In Lysobacter luteus, a single window of DNA contains:
- the dapF gene encoding diaminopimelate epimerase codes for MVEPAAGLRFSKMHGAGNDFVVLDLRSDATPPSAVLCRAMADRHTGVGCDQILTIEAPRAAGSVASYRIWNADGSSSQQCGNGARCVAAWLVRDGAAAGNRFTIDSPAGSHAVERLPDGYRVEMGVPAFEPARVPLQGFDGPRDPYVLATGGSIVGFGAVSMGNPHAVVEVDDVATAAVESMARLLQGHVAFPESVNVGFARVESRDRIRLRVHERGVGETLACGSGACAAAVVMMRRGKVDREVEVALPGGTLRIGWADDAAMVTMTGPAEFVFEGEWIA; via the coding sequence ATGGTTGAACCCGCCGCGGGCCTGCGATTCAGCAAGATGCACGGGGCGGGCAACGATTTCGTCGTGCTCGACCTGCGGTCCGATGCCACCCCCCCGTCGGCGGTGCTGTGCCGCGCCATGGCGGACCGCCATACCGGCGTGGGTTGCGACCAGATCCTCACCATCGAGGCGCCGCGCGCGGCGGGCTCGGTGGCCAGCTACCGGATCTGGAACGCGGACGGCTCCTCGTCGCAGCAGTGCGGCAACGGTGCGCGCTGCGTCGCGGCCTGGCTGGTGCGTGACGGTGCCGCCGCCGGCAACCGGTTCACCATCGACAGCCCGGCCGGCAGCCACGCGGTGGAGCGCCTGCCCGACGGCTACCGGGTCGAGATGGGCGTGCCGGCGTTCGAGCCGGCGCGCGTCCCGCTGCAGGGTTTCGACGGGCCACGCGATCCCTACGTGCTCGCCACCGGCGGCTCGATCGTCGGGTTCGGCGCGGTGTCGATGGGTAATCCGCATGCGGTGGTTGAGGTGGACGACGTCGCCACCGCCGCGGTCGAGTCGATGGCGCGGCTGCTGCAGGGCCACGTGGCGTTCCCGGAATCGGTCAACGTCGGCTTTGCCCGGGTCGAGTCGCGCGACCGCATCCGCCTGCGCGTACACGAGCGCGGCGTCGGCGAGACGCTCGCCTGCGGCAGCGGTGCATGCGCGGCGGCGGTGGTGATGATGCGTCGCGGCAAGGTCGACCGCGAGGTCGAGGTCGCACTGCCGGGCGGCACGCTGCGGATCGGCTGGGCCGACGATGCGGCCATGGTCACGATGACCGGGCCGGCGGAATTCGTGTTCGAAGGAGAATGGATCGCATGA
- the lptM gene encoding LPS translocon maturation chaperone LptM: MNARHALLLIALPLALAGCGNKGPLVMPGPAEEEAPVTPADTVPVETDVPDTMPAEEPAVDPALDPIPIDPATVPAADGGDDADGNG; encoded by the coding sequence ATGAACGCACGACACGCCCTGCTACTGATCGCGCTGCCGCTGGCCCTGGCCGGCTGCGGAAACAAGGGACCGCTGGTGATGCCAGGACCCGCCGAGGAGGAAGCGCCGGTGACCCCGGCCGATACCGTCCCGGTTGAGACCGACGTCCCGGACACGATGCCGGCCGAGGAGCCCGCCGTCGATCCCGCACTCGATCCCATTCCGATCGACCCGGCCACCGTGCCCGCCGCCGATGGCGGGGACGACGCCGACGGCAATGGTTGA
- a CDS encoding YbaN family protein, with amino-acid sequence MTDPAATPPPSRLRWAWWLLAWASLGLGLLGVALPGLPTVPFILLSAYAAARGSKRLHGWLLAHRQFGPMIRDWQRHGAVSRRAKRFAVAAMAVCSAVLLVAAPHAWMAAVGIGVMAVVGAWLWTRPGPPAG; translated from the coding sequence ATGACCGATCCCGCCGCCACGCCGCCACCGTCCCGCCTGCGCTGGGCCTGGTGGCTGCTGGCGTGGGCCAGCCTCGGGCTCGGCCTGCTGGGGGTTGCGCTGCCGGGGCTGCCGACGGTGCCGTTCATCCTGCTGTCGGCCTACGCCGCCGCGCGTGGCTCGAAGCGGCTGCATGGCTGGCTGCTGGCGCACCGGCAGTTCGGCCCGATGATCCGGGACTGGCAGCGCCACGGCGCGGTGTCGCGCCGGGCCAAGCGCTTCGCGGTGGCGGCGATGGCGGTGTGCTCGGCGGTGCTGCTGGTTGCGGCGCCGCACGCGTGGATGGCGGCGGTCGGCATCGGCGTGATGGCGGTGGTCGGGGCGTGGCTGTGGACGCGGCCGGGACCGCCGGCCGGATGA
- a CDS encoding DUF484 family protein — MTATTEKLGAHEVAAWLRRHPSFLQQFPDLALTLVVPREEGKASSLASYQLEVLRDKNRELNRRLHELFGNAQENERLAVRTHQLSLALMRQDSAAGTVQAMAASLAEDFNGDRVRLVLFHPVDGLEDAEWLQVIDADDTRLAPFRDCLSDGEPLCGRLQPDKHAFLYGEQAGQVQSTALLPLPGVGLVAVGSSEPNRFFPGMGTLFLRMMGESLATGLARFEGRDHAG; from the coding sequence ATGACTGCCACCACCGAGAAGCTCGGCGCGCACGAAGTCGCTGCCTGGCTGCGTCGCCACCCGTCGTTCCTGCAGCAGTTCCCCGACCTGGCACTGACGTTGGTGGTGCCGCGCGAGGAGGGCAAGGCGTCGTCGCTGGCGAGCTACCAGCTGGAAGTCCTGCGCGACAAGAACCGCGAGCTCAACCGGCGCCTGCACGAGCTGTTCGGCAACGCGCAGGAGAACGAGCGGCTGGCGGTGCGCACGCACCAGTTGTCGCTCGCGCTCATGCGCCAGGACAGCGCCGCCGGCACCGTGCAGGCGATGGCCGCGAGCCTGGCGGAGGACTTCAACGGCGACCGGGTGCGTCTGGTGTTGTTCCACCCGGTCGACGGCCTGGAGGACGCCGAATGGCTGCAGGTGATCGACGCGGATGACACGCGGCTGGCGCCTTTCCGCGACTGTCTGTCCGATGGCGAACCGCTGTGCGGGCGGCTGCAGCCCGACAAGCACGCGTTCCTCTACGGCGAGCAGGCCGGGCAGGTGCAGTCGACGGCGCTGCTGCCGTTGCCGGGCGTGGGCCTGGTGGCGGTAGGCAGCAGTGAGCCGAACCGGTTTTTCCCGGGCATGGGAACGCTGTTCCTGC